A section of the Salmo salar chromosome ssa05, Ssal_v3.1, whole genome shotgun sequence genome encodes:
- the LOC106605274 gene encoding raftlin isoform X1 produces MGCGLRKLKPSEENSPGKIYSTLKRPQVETKVGIAYTYQYVNFLVGKDDGSSTLCLSSVRELPAQLQDLYQQGFSLVAIHPFIHPCGSDAVSPQHQLYRAVLIRLDDGLEKSQSSCAPYHLQLEQCLSTDQVPTPELIQGYVKKQIQDAADQGVMFVGFIQEPCGVRGTQTREPETPSLSLHSSPSSMLGSLSSRSPTSPRNNGEPGAQEQAMDTGDDEGQGSSCKGGEGEDQTRDTGGSETTVGESNHDGRSSLPITPSTERKQDDDQDVIVEDTLTHNNNKTNVIELKEKPSRHTQRPNGVELLALFHHPTDREGQLKYYTVKVPLRVQLRDEGVKGVEANWLDHMTQHFNNGASLVDGYFHLGNDNDLQPKSVESIFIFQEGTEGGDQSVTTKYDAIVVEQWTVIDGLQVKTDYVPLLQSLAMYGWRLTCVLPTPIIKTNSDGSLATKQVLFLQRPVLPRKRGESKKLIFKSKSNKNSVKDASKNKKKKKNKQSAAEKDLEDSKILDDGEKVLKEERNVKENKGNKKEKVKEAEVETVCKEGEAPCEVEEEKKVEAETEEGVESGVETGEERVGAAGTDDKSDKEGRVQEGEEAGAETEEDRDGERETVEEKENGVAVDDETETTKGSEVEVETKEQGQKEEKGGGAEMEVKENGVETKEETNGGEENGETENVDVQQDPPDQDEHLVQEVQKAVKDDGQIKLTNQCPEESQRSDV; encoded by the exons ATGGCTCATCTACACTGTGTCTTTCGTCTGTGCGGGAGCTCCCAGCCCAGCTCCAGGACCTGTACCAGCAGGGCTTCTCCCTAGTTGCCATTCACCCCTTCATTCATCCCTGTGGTTCCGACGCAGTCAGCCCCCAGCACCAGCTCTACAGGGCCGTGCTGATCCGACTCGATGATGG GTTGGAGAAGAGCCAGTCAAGCTGTGCTCCCTACCATCTGCAGCTGGAGCAGTGTCTGTCTACCGACCAGGTGCCCACCCCTGAGCTCATCCAGGGCTATGTCAAGAAG caGATCCAGGATGCTGCAGACCAGGGGGTCATGTTTGTGGGCTTCATCCAGGAGCCGTGTGGGGTACGAGGTACCCAGACCAGAGAACCAGAGacgccctccctctccctccactccagCCCCAGCTCCATGCTAGGCTCCCTGAGCAGCCGAAGCCCCACTAGCCCTCGGAACAATGGAGAACCAGGAGCCCAGGAGCAGGCGATGGACACTGGGGATGATGAGGGCCAAGGCTCCTCATGTaagggtggggagggggaggaccAGACTAGGGACACTGGGGGGAGTGAGACCACTGTCGGGGAAAGCAACCATGATGGGAGGTCCTCTCTTCCCataacaccatccacagagaGAAAGCAAGATGATGATCAGGATGTTATAGTggaagacacactgacacacaacaATAACAAGACAAACGTCATAGAACTGAAGGAGAAACCAAGCCGTCACACTCAGAGACCCAATG GGGTGGAGCTGCTAGCCCTGTTCCACCACCCAACTGACCGTGAGGGCCAACTGAAGTACTACACTGTGAAGGTACCGCTGAGGGTTCAACTCCGTGACGAGGGGGTCAAAGGGGTGGAGGCCAACTGGCTGGATCACATGACCCAGCACTTCAACAACGGGGCCTCACTCGTTGATGGATACTTCCACCTGGGCAACGACAACG ATTTGCAGCCTAAGTCAGTGGAAAGCATCTTCATCTTCCAGGAGGGGACGGAGGGCGGCGACCAGAGCGTGACCACCAAGTACGACGCCATCGTTGTGGAGCAGTGGACTGTCATTGAT GGCTTGCAGGTGAAGACAGACTATGTTCCCCTGCTCCAGTCTCTTGCCATGTACGGCTGGAGACTAACGTGTGTCCTGCCTACACCCATCATCAAGACCAACAG TGATGGAAGTTTGGCCACCAAGCAGGTCCTTTTTCTTCAGAGACCTGTCCTTCCACGCAAGAGGGGGGAATCCAAG AAACTGATATTCAAAAGCAAGTCCAACAAGAACTCTGTTAAAGATGCGTCaaaaaacaagaagaagaagaaaaacaagCAATCGGCAGCAGAGAAAGATCTGGAAGATTCCAAGATTCTTGACGATGGGGAAAAGGTGCTCAAAGAGGAGAGGAACGTGAAGGAAAACAAGGGGAACAAAAAGGAGAAAGTGAAAGAGGCGGAGGTAGAGACTGTGTGTAAAGAGGGTGAGGCTCCCtgtgaggtggaggaagagaaaAAAGTTGAGGCAGAAACTGAGGAAGGGGTGGAAAGCGGGGTAGAAACTGGGGAGGAGAGAGTTGGAGCTGCAGGAACAGATGACAAGAGCGACAAAGAGGGGAGAGTGCAGGAGGGAGAAGAAGCGGGGGCAGAGACTGAggaggatagagatggagagagggagaccgtGGAAGAGAAAGAAAATGGGGTGGCAGTTGATGATGAAACCGAAACTACCAAGGgttcagaggtggaggtggagaccaAAGAGCAAGGGCagaaagaggagaaagggggaggagctGAAATGGAAGTGAAGGAAAATGGGGTTGAGACTAAGGAAGAGACAAATGGAGGGGAAGAGAATGGAGAAACTGAGAATGTTGACGTGCAACAAGACCCACCTGACCAGGATGAACATTTAGTGCAGGAGGTGCAAAAGGCAGTAAAGGATGATGGACAGATCAAATTGACCAATCAATGCCCCGAAGAAAGTCAAAGGTCAGATGTGTGA
- the LOC106605274 gene encoding raftlin isoform X2: MGCGLRKLKPSEENSPGKIYSTLKRPQVETKVGIAYTYQYVNFLVGKDDGSSTLCLSSVRELPAQLQDLYQQGFSLVAIHPFIHPCGSDAVSPQHQLYRAVLIRLDDGLEKSQSSCAPYHLQLEQCLSTDQVPTPELIQGYVKKIQDAADQGVMFVGFIQEPCGVRGTQTREPETPSLSLHSSPSSMLGSLSSRSPTSPRNNGEPGAQEQAMDTGDDEGQGSSCKGGEGEDQTRDTGGSETTVGESNHDGRSSLPITPSTERKQDDDQDVIVEDTLTHNNNKTNVIELKEKPSRHTQRPNGVELLALFHHPTDREGQLKYYTVKVPLRVQLRDEGVKGVEANWLDHMTQHFNNGASLVDGYFHLGNDNDLQPKSVESIFIFQEGTEGGDQSVTTKYDAIVVEQWTVIDGLQVKTDYVPLLQSLAMYGWRLTCVLPTPIIKTNSDGSLATKQVLFLQRPVLPRKRGESKKLIFKSKSNKNSVKDASKNKKKKKNKQSAAEKDLEDSKILDDGEKVLKEERNVKENKGNKKEKVKEAEVETVCKEGEAPCEVEEEKKVEAETEEGVESGVETGEERVGAAGTDDKSDKEGRVQEGEEAGAETEEDRDGERETVEEKENGVAVDDETETTKGSEVEVETKEQGQKEEKGGGAEMEVKENGVETKEETNGGEENGETENVDVQQDPPDQDEHLVQEVQKAVKDDGQIKLTNQCPEESQRSDV; encoded by the exons ATGGCTCATCTACACTGTGTCTTTCGTCTGTGCGGGAGCTCCCAGCCCAGCTCCAGGACCTGTACCAGCAGGGCTTCTCCCTAGTTGCCATTCACCCCTTCATTCATCCCTGTGGTTCCGACGCAGTCAGCCCCCAGCACCAGCTCTACAGGGCCGTGCTGATCCGACTCGATGATGG GTTGGAGAAGAGCCAGTCAAGCTGTGCTCCCTACCATCTGCAGCTGGAGCAGTGTCTGTCTACCGACCAGGTGCCCACCCCTGAGCTCATCCAGGGCTATGTCAAGAAG ATCCAGGATGCTGCAGACCAGGGGGTCATGTTTGTGGGCTTCATCCAGGAGCCGTGTGGGGTACGAGGTACCCAGACCAGAGAACCAGAGacgccctccctctccctccactccagCCCCAGCTCCATGCTAGGCTCCCTGAGCAGCCGAAGCCCCACTAGCCCTCGGAACAATGGAGAACCAGGAGCCCAGGAGCAGGCGATGGACACTGGGGATGATGAGGGCCAAGGCTCCTCATGTaagggtggggagggggaggaccAGACTAGGGACACTGGGGGGAGTGAGACCACTGTCGGGGAAAGCAACCATGATGGGAGGTCCTCTCTTCCCataacaccatccacagagaGAAAGCAAGATGATGATCAGGATGTTATAGTggaagacacactgacacacaacaATAACAAGACAAACGTCATAGAACTGAAGGAGAAACCAAGCCGTCACACTCAGAGACCCAATG GGGTGGAGCTGCTAGCCCTGTTCCACCACCCAACTGACCGTGAGGGCCAACTGAAGTACTACACTGTGAAGGTACCGCTGAGGGTTCAACTCCGTGACGAGGGGGTCAAAGGGGTGGAGGCCAACTGGCTGGATCACATGACCCAGCACTTCAACAACGGGGCCTCACTCGTTGATGGATACTTCCACCTGGGCAACGACAACG ATTTGCAGCCTAAGTCAGTGGAAAGCATCTTCATCTTCCAGGAGGGGACGGAGGGCGGCGACCAGAGCGTGACCACCAAGTACGACGCCATCGTTGTGGAGCAGTGGACTGTCATTGAT GGCTTGCAGGTGAAGACAGACTATGTTCCCCTGCTCCAGTCTCTTGCCATGTACGGCTGGAGACTAACGTGTGTCCTGCCTACACCCATCATCAAGACCAACAG TGATGGAAGTTTGGCCACCAAGCAGGTCCTTTTTCTTCAGAGACCTGTCCTTCCACGCAAGAGGGGGGAATCCAAG AAACTGATATTCAAAAGCAAGTCCAACAAGAACTCTGTTAAAGATGCGTCaaaaaacaagaagaagaagaaaaacaagCAATCGGCAGCAGAGAAAGATCTGGAAGATTCCAAGATTCTTGACGATGGGGAAAAGGTGCTCAAAGAGGAGAGGAACGTGAAGGAAAACAAGGGGAACAAAAAGGAGAAAGTGAAAGAGGCGGAGGTAGAGACTGTGTGTAAAGAGGGTGAGGCTCCCtgtgaggtggaggaagagaaaAAAGTTGAGGCAGAAACTGAGGAAGGGGTGGAAAGCGGGGTAGAAACTGGGGAGGAGAGAGTTGGAGCTGCAGGAACAGATGACAAGAGCGACAAAGAGGGGAGAGTGCAGGAGGGAGAAGAAGCGGGGGCAGAGACTGAggaggatagagatggagagagggagaccgtGGAAGAGAAAGAAAATGGGGTGGCAGTTGATGATGAAACCGAAACTACCAAGGgttcagaggtggaggtggagaccaAAGAGCAAGGGCagaaagaggagaaagggggaggagctGAAATGGAAGTGAAGGAAAATGGGGTTGAGACTAAGGAAGAGACAAATGGAGGGGAAGAGAATGGAGAAACTGAGAATGTTGACGTGCAACAAGACCCACCTGACCAGGATGAACATTTAGTGCAGGAGGTGCAAAAGGCAGTAAAGGATGATGGACAGATCAAATTGACCAATCAATGCCCCGAAGAAAGTCAAAGGTCAGATGTGTGA